Proteins encoded within one genomic window of Streptomyces kaniharaensis:
- a CDS encoding ABC transporter permease, translated as MILYLARRLLGAVGILLAICAITFTIFYLLPADPAAAACGKTCSPERVAEVKAAMGLDRPVWAQFATYVTGIFAGRDYGSGPSATHCGFPCLGYSYEYSLPVWDLLTDRLPVSVSLAVGAAVLWLVLGLGAGVTSALRKGGVTDRTLMVLSVGAASLPVYFTSIMLIWGVVRTAGLLPYPAYHEFAGNPVEWASNLLLPWTALALLYAAMYARQSRNSMIEAMAEPYIRTARAKGLPARTVAVKHGLRSGMTPILTIFGMDLGGLLAGAVITESIFGLPGVGRLFYDALVRSDQPVILGVTLLAATFIVAANLLVDLLYAYVDPRVRY; from the coding sequence GTGATCCTCTACCTCGCCCGTCGGCTGCTCGGCGCCGTCGGCATCCTGCTCGCCATCTGCGCGATCACCTTCACCATCTTCTACCTGCTGCCCGCCGACCCGGCCGCGGCCGCCTGCGGCAAGACCTGCAGCCCCGAACGGGTCGCCGAGGTCAAGGCCGCGATGGGCCTGGACAGGCCGGTCTGGGCGCAGTTCGCCACCTACGTCACCGGCATCTTCGCCGGGCGCGACTACGGCAGCGGGCCCAGTGCCACCCACTGCGGATTCCCGTGCCTCGGCTACTCCTACGAGTACTCGCTGCCGGTCTGGGACCTGCTCACCGACCGTCTGCCGGTCTCCGTCTCGCTCGCCGTCGGCGCGGCCGTGCTCTGGCTGGTCCTCGGCCTCGGCGCGGGCGTGACGTCGGCGCTGCGCAAGGGCGGCGTCACCGACCGGACGCTGATGGTGCTCTCGGTCGGCGCCGCTTCGCTGCCGGTCTACTTCACCTCGATCATGCTGATCTGGGGCGTCGTCAGGACGGCCGGGCTGCTGCCCTACCCGGCGTACCACGAGTTCGCCGGGAACCCGGTCGAGTGGGCCTCCAACCTGCTGCTGCCGTGGACCGCCCTGGCCCTGCTGTACGCGGCCATGTACGCCCGGCAGAGCCGCAACTCGATGATCGAGGCGATGGCCGAGCCGTACATCCGCACCGCCCGGGCCAAGGGCCTGCCGGCCCGCACCGTCGCCGTCAAGCACGGGCTGCGCTCGGGGATGACGCCCATCCTCACCATCTTCGGCATGGACCTCGGCGGGCTGCTGGCCGGTGCCGTCATCACCGAGTCCATCTTCGGACTGCCCGGGGTCGGCCGGCTCTTCTACGACGCGCTGGTCCGCTCCGACCAGCCCGTCATCCTCGGTGTCACCCTGCTCGCGGCCACCTTCATCGTCGCCGCGAACCTGCTGGTCGATCTGCTCTACGCGTACGTCGACCCGAGAGTGAGGTACTGA
- a CDS encoding ABC transporter permease, producing MSATTEPVAAPVAVPGPAKAAGRGPWRLVWDQLWARGSARFGLVTVALLVLLAALAGPLSALGGWSPEEFDKRAIDPYLGGLPIGDFGGVGTRHWLGVEPATGRDLFARVLHGGQVSLLIAFTATAVVVVAGTLTGIAAGYFGGRTDAVLSRLMDLTMSFPSLIFMISMMSVAKDVNRILLMTLVIGLFGWPGIARVVRGQTLSLKHREYVEAAKVGGARSWRILAREILPNVSGPIIAYTTLLVPGMIATEAALSYLGVGVRPPTPSWGQMIAESISFYETDPTYFLIPTAFLFLAVLAFTLLGDALRDILDPKAGRS from the coding sequence ATGAGTGCCACCACTGAGCCCGTCGCCGCGCCGGTCGCGGTGCCGGGCCCCGCGAAGGCCGCCGGCCGCGGGCCCTGGCGGCTGGTCTGGGACCAGCTGTGGGCCAGGGGCTCGGCCCGGTTCGGCCTGGTCACCGTCGCCCTCCTGGTCCTGCTGGCCGCACTGGCCGGCCCGTTGAGCGCGCTCGGCGGCTGGTCCCCCGAGGAGTTCGACAAGCGCGCGATCGATCCCTACCTCGGCGGCCTGCCGATCGGCGACTTCGGCGGAGTCGGCACCCGGCACTGGCTGGGCGTCGAACCCGCGACCGGGCGCGACCTGTTCGCCCGGGTCCTGCACGGCGGCCAGGTCTCGCTGCTGATCGCCTTCACCGCCACCGCGGTGGTCGTGGTCGCCGGCACCCTGACCGGGATCGCGGCCGGCTACTTCGGCGGCCGGACCGACGCCGTGCTCTCCCGGCTGATGGACCTCACCATGTCCTTCCCCTCCCTGATCTTCATGATCTCGATGATGTCGGTCGCCAAGGACGTCAACCGGATCCTGCTGATGACCCTGGTGATCGGCCTGTTCGGTTGGCCAGGCATCGCCCGCGTGGTCCGCGGCCAGACCCTCTCGCTCAAACACCGCGAGTACGTGGAGGCCGCCAAGGTCGGCGGTGCCCGCTCCTGGCGGATCCTCGCCCGCGAGATCCTGCCCAACGTCTCCGGCCCGATCATCGCCTACACCACGCTGCTCGTCCCCGGCATGATCGCCACCGAGGCCGCGCTCAGCTACCTCGGCGTGGGAGTGCGCCCGCCGACCCCCTCCTGGGGCCAGATGATCGCCGAGAGCATCAGCTTCTACGAGACCGACCCGACGTACTTCCTGATCCCGACGGCCTTCCTGTTCCTCGCCGTGCTCGCCTTCACCCTGCTCGGCGACGCGCTGCGCGACATCCTCGACCCCAAGGCGGGCCGGTCGTGA
- a CDS encoding ABC transporter substrate-binding protein — MTRRTHAALAAALAATLTLGLGACKNDKSDSGGDTAAGSTKAPGAASGTVVGGTPVRGGTLTVLSNQDFAHLDPARNWTMPNMDFGIRLLYRTLVTFKAEPGAAGSEIVPDLATDLGRSSDGGKTWTFTLKDGVKYEDGTPIKAADIKYNVERSFAPDLTGGPDYAQQYLAGGENYKGPLNGEHLASIETPDDKTVVFHLKRPVAEFSYTATLPTFSPVPQSQDKGTQYDLRPFSSGPYRIETYDRGKQLTLVRNTNWDQATDPVRKAYPDRIVVTQGLKGGQVDDRIIASEGADASAVEWMGLRPESIPKVLPKPDVKSRLIAEQQGCTDMLYPNTSKAPFDDPKVREALLYAVDREGQVTANGGPAMADVATSYLPPALTGGTKQDAMKIAPTGDPEKAKQLLKEAGKSDLKVSLTVSSGDKTRAEALQQSLAKVGIQVTITTADPSVYYDTIGDTKNAPDLAILGWCPDYPSGATFLPMVFDGRTIKEKGNQGNVEQFRDQATSERIDQINAMADVAEANKAWLQLDGDLLKKAPTVPMLWQRRPLLAGTNVAGAFGHPVWTGQWDFATIGLKDPSKSQG, encoded by the coding sequence ATGACCAGGCGCACCCACGCCGCCCTCGCGGCGGCCCTCGCGGCGACCCTCACCCTCGGCCTCGGGGCCTGCAAGAACGACAAGAGCGACAGCGGCGGCGACACGGCGGCCGGCAGCACCAAGGCCCCCGGCGCGGCCTCGGGAACGGTCGTCGGCGGCACTCCGGTCAGGGGCGGCACCCTCACCGTGCTCTCCAACCAGGACTTCGCCCACCTCGACCCGGCCCGCAACTGGACCATGCCGAACATGGACTTCGGCATCCGGCTGCTCTACCGCACCCTGGTCACCTTCAAGGCCGAACCGGGCGCCGCCGGCAGCGAGATCGTCCCCGACCTCGCCACCGACCTCGGCAGGTCCTCCGACGGCGGGAAGACCTGGACCTTCACCCTCAAGGACGGCGTCAAGTACGAGGACGGCACCCCGATCAAGGCCGCCGACATCAAGTACAACGTCGAGCGCTCCTTCGCTCCGGACCTCACCGGCGGCCCCGACTACGCCCAGCAGTACCTGGCCGGCGGCGAGAACTACAAGGGTCCGCTGAACGGCGAGCACCTGGCCAGCATCGAGACCCCGGACGACAAGACCGTCGTCTTCCACCTCAAGCGCCCGGTCGCCGAGTTCTCGTACACCGCGACCCTGCCGACCTTCTCGCCCGTGCCGCAGTCCCAGGACAAGGGCACCCAGTACGACCTGCGCCCGTTCTCCTCCGGCCCGTACCGGATCGAGACCTACGACCGTGGCAAGCAGCTGACGCTGGTCCGCAACACCAACTGGGACCAGGCCACCGACCCCGTCCGCAAGGCCTACCCGGACAGGATCGTGGTCACCCAGGGCCTCAAGGGCGGCCAGGTCGACGACCGGATCATCGCGAGCGAGGGCGCGGACGCCTCCGCGGTCGAGTGGATGGGCCTGCGCCCCGAGTCGATCCCCAAGGTGCTGCCCAAGCCGGACGTGAAGTCCCGGCTGATCGCCGAGCAGCAGGGCTGCACCGACATGCTCTACCCCAACACCTCCAAGGCGCCGTTCGACGACCCGAAGGTGCGCGAGGCACTGCTGTACGCGGTGGACCGGGAGGGCCAGGTCACCGCGAACGGCGGCCCGGCGATGGCCGACGTGGCCACCTCCTACCTGCCGCCCGCGCTGACCGGCGGCACCAAGCAGGACGCCATGAAGATCGCCCCGACGGGCGACCCGGAGAAGGCCAAGCAACTGCTCAAGGAGGCCGGCAAGAGCGACCTCAAGGTCTCGCTGACCGTCTCCTCCGGTGACAAGACCCGGGCCGAGGCACTCCAGCAGTCACTGGCCAAGGTCGGCATCCAGGTCACCATCACCACCGCCGATCCGTCGGTGTACTACGACACCATCGGCGACACCAAGAACGCGCCGGACCTCGCCATCCTCGGCTGGTGCCCGGACTACCCGTCGGGTGCCACCTTCCTGCCGATGGTCTTCGACGGCCGCACCATCAAGGAGAAGGGCAACCAGGGCAACGTCGAGCAGTTCCGCGACCAGGCCACCTCGGAGCGGATCGACCAGATCAACGCGATGGCCGACGTCGCCGAGGCCAACAAGGCGTGGCTCCAGCTCGACGGGGACCTGCTGAAGAAGGCGCCCACCGTGCCGATGCTCTGGCAGCGCCGCCCGCTGCTGGCCGGCACCAACGTGGCCGGGGCCTTCGGCCACCCGGTGTGGACCGGTCAGTGGGACTTCGCCACCATCGGTCTCAAGGACCCCTCCAAGAGCCAGGGCTGA
- a CDS encoding aminopeptidase P family protein: MTFRQADLDTGSHDLPVSPALDAFMGTRWAASPLPADRRVPGHSRFPGRRARLSAAFPGERLVVPAGRLKVRCNDLDHRFRPHSAYAWLTGLTGEDQADHVLVLEPAGPAGHEPVLYLRPRSPRDGAEFYRDRRYGEFWVGRRPDLAEAAQLTGLRTEHLDDLGKLFTGSQPPTRVLAGVDPFVDAGRPSRDPLADGELAAVLSELRLVKDTWEIDQLQLAVDHTVLGFEDVVRALPAALRHPRGERWIEGVFDLRARAEGNGTGYTTIAASGAHACVLHWIRNDGALDPGALLLLDAGVETDTLYSADITRTLPLGGTFSPVQRQAYELVLAAQTAGIAALRPGARFRDFHQAAMRVIAEGLADWGVLRIPADQALAEDNGLHRRYTLCGSGHMLGLDYHDCAKARADRYLDGTLEEGMVLTVEPGLYLQPDDETLPLELQGLGIRIEDDLVITSDGARLMSDALPRTAEEIESWMADLLS, encoded by the coding sequence GTGACCTTCCGTCAGGCAGACCTCGACACCGGGAGCCACGACCTCCCCGTCTCGCCCGCGCTGGACGCCTTCATGGGCACTCGGTGGGCCGCGAGCCCGCTCCCCGCCGACCGGCGCGTCCCCGGTCACTCCCGGTTCCCCGGCCGCCGCGCCCGGCTCTCCGCCGCCTTCCCCGGCGAGCGGCTCGTCGTCCCGGCCGGCCGGCTCAAGGTCCGCTGCAACGACCTGGACCACCGTTTCCGGCCCCACAGCGCGTACGCCTGGCTCACCGGCCTCACCGGCGAGGACCAGGCCGACCACGTCCTCGTCCTCGAACCGGCGGGCCCGGCGGGACACGAGCCGGTGCTCTACCTGCGCCCCCGTTCCCCGCGCGACGGTGCCGAGTTCTACCGCGACCGCCGCTACGGCGAGTTCTGGGTCGGCCGCCGCCCCGACCTCGCCGAGGCCGCACAGCTCACCGGCCTGCGCACCGAACACCTCGACGACCTGGGCAAGTTGTTCACGGGGTCGCAGCCGCCCACCCGGGTGCTGGCCGGCGTCGACCCGTTCGTCGACGCCGGCCGACCAAGCCGTGATCCTCTCGCGGATGGCGAACTTGCGGCCGTCCTCTCGGAGTTGCGCCTCGTCAAGGACACCTGGGAGATCGACCAGCTCCAACTCGCGGTCGACCACACCGTTTTGGGCTTCGAGGACGTCGTCCGCGCCCTCCCCGCCGCCCTGCGCCACCCGCGCGGCGAACGCTGGATCGAAGGCGTCTTCGACCTCCGCGCCCGCGCCGAGGGCAACGGCACCGGCTACACCACCATCGCCGCCTCCGGCGCCCACGCCTGCGTCCTGCACTGGATCCGCAACGACGGCGCCCTCGACCCGGGCGCCCTGCTCCTCCTCGACGCCGGCGTCGAGACCGACACCCTCTACTCCGCCGACATCACCCGCACCCTCCCGCTTGGCGGCACCTTCTCACCCGTCCAGCGCCAGGCCTACGAACTCGTCCTCGCCGCCCAGACCGCCGGCATCGCCGCCCTGCGCCCCGGCGCCCGCTTCCGCGACTTCCACCAGGCCGCCATGCGGGTCATCGCCGAAGGCCTCGCCGACTGGGGCGTGCTGCGCATCCCCGCCGACCAGGCCCTCGCCGAGGACAACGGCCTCCACCGCCGCTACACCCTCTGCGGCAGCGGCCACATGCTCGGCCTCGACTACCACGACTGCGCCAAGGCCCGCGCCGACCGCTACCTCGACGGCACCCTGGAGGAGGGTATGGTCCTCACCGTCGAGCCCGGCCTCTACCTCCAACCCGACGACGAGACCCTCCCCTTGGAGCTACAAGGCCTGGGCATCCGCATCGAGGACGACCTCGTGATCACTTCCGACGGCGCCCGCCTGATGTCCGACGCCCTCCCGAGGACGGCCGAGGAGATCGAGTCCTGGATGGCCGACCTCCTGAGCTGA
- a CDS encoding response regulator, whose product MIRLLLADDHPVVRAGLRAVLESEADFTIVAEAATAERAVELAGEGEVDVVLMDLQFGPGSAMNGAQATAAITARAGAPRVLVVTTYDTDADTLPALEAGATGYLLKDAPPEDLASAVRAAAAGRPALAPTVADRLLARMRTPAAALSARETEVLGLVADGLTNQQVSQRLHLSQATVKSHLVHIYTKLGVDSRTAAVREARGRGLIR is encoded by the coding sequence ATGATTCGGCTGCTGTTGGCGGACGACCACCCGGTCGTGCGGGCCGGGCTGCGGGCTGTCCTGGAGAGCGAAGCGGACTTCACGATCGTCGCGGAGGCGGCGACGGCCGAACGGGCCGTCGAGCTGGCGGGCGAGGGCGAGGTGGACGTCGTCCTGATGGACCTCCAGTTCGGGCCCGGCTCGGCCATGAACGGCGCCCAGGCGACCGCCGCGATCACCGCCCGGGCGGGCGCGCCGCGGGTGCTCGTCGTCACCACGTACGACACCGACGCCGACACCCTGCCCGCCCTGGAGGCGGGCGCCACCGGGTACCTGCTCAAGGACGCCCCGCCGGAGGACCTGGCCAGTGCCGTGCGCGCCGCCGCGGCGGGCCGCCCGGCGCTCGCACCGACCGTCGCGGACCGGCTGCTGGCACGGATGCGCACGCCTGCGGCGGCGCTCAGCGCGCGGGAGACGGAGGTGCTGGGGCTGGTCGCGGACGGGCTGACCAACCAGCAGGTCAGCCAGCGGCTGCACCTCAGCCAGGCCACGGTGAAGTCGCACCTGGTGCACATCTACACGAAGCTGGGGGTGGACTCGCGGACGGCGGCGGTGCGGGAGGCGCGGGGGCGGGGGCTGATCCGGTAG
- a CDS encoding sensor histidine kinase, producing the protein MATERSRTTPVARVLQVCLHLLVAGLLVLAVARAAAGRDGDPAAVIAAATAMAAVYAAGPRLAAVRRSRRAAALWLALLGLTWAGVLVTTQDGVWLAFPLYFLELHLLGRRGGPVAVGLTVAAAIAAWSWHQHTFSLAAAIGPALGAAVATATVLGYQALYRESEQRRRLIDELTAARADLAAAHHTAGVMAERERLAREIHDTLAQSLSSIQLLLRAAQRALPERTEAAAGYVEQARQAAQDNLDEARRFVRALTPPALDGDPLPVALERLCATTTAHSDLPVHLHVSGEPVRLPVPQEVALLRIAQSALGNTVRHARASNAEVTLSYMEGEVALDVFDDGAGFDPAAVAGRPGGDDGGFGLPSMRARARALGGTFTVESAPGRGTALAVLLPVTEVGA; encoded by the coding sequence ATGGCGACCGAACGTTCCCGCACCACCCCCGTCGCCCGCGTCCTCCAGGTCTGCCTGCACCTGCTCGTGGCGGGCCTCCTCGTCCTCGCCGTCGCCCGCGCCGCCGCCGGCCGGGACGGCGACCCGGCGGCCGTCATCGCCGCCGCCACCGCGATGGCCGCCGTCTACGCGGCCGGGCCGAGGCTAGCCGCCGTCCGGCGGTCGCGCCGGGCGGCCGCGCTGTGGCTGGCGCTGCTCGGCCTCACGTGGGCGGGTGTGCTGGTCACCACCCAGGACGGGGTGTGGCTGGCCTTCCCGCTGTACTTCCTCGAACTGCACCTGCTCGGGCGCCGCGGCGGGCCGGTCGCCGTCGGGCTGACCGTAGCCGCGGCGATCGCCGCCTGGTCCTGGCACCAGCACACCTTCAGCCTGGCAGCCGCGATCGGACCCGCGCTCGGCGCGGCCGTCGCCACCGCGACCGTGCTCGGCTACCAGGCGCTCTACCGGGAGAGCGAGCAGCGCCGCCGGCTCATCGACGAGCTGACCGCCGCCCGTGCGGACCTGGCCGCCGCCCACCACACCGCCGGGGTCATGGCCGAACGCGAACGCCTCGCCCGGGAGATCCACGACACCCTCGCCCAGAGCCTCAGCAGCATCCAGCTGCTCCTGCGCGCCGCCCAGCGGGCCCTGCCCGAGCGCACCGAGGCCGCCGCCGGCTACGTCGAGCAGGCCCGGCAGGCCGCCCAGGACAACCTCGACGAGGCCCGGCGGTTCGTCCGCGCCCTCACCCCGCCCGCGCTGGACGGCGACCCGCTGCCCGTCGCGCTGGAGCGGCTGTGCGCGACCACGACTGCGCACAGCGACCTGCCCGTCCACCTGCACGTCTCCGGGGAACCGGTGCGGCTGCCGGTGCCGCAGGAGGTCGCGCTGCTGCGGATCGCGCAGTCGGCGCTCGGCAACACCGTCCGGCACGCCCGGGCCTCGAACGCCGAGGTGACGCTCAGCTACATGGAGGGTGAAGTGGCACTGGACGTGTTCGACGACGGGGCCGGGTTCGACCCGGCGGCGGTCGCCGGCCGCCCCGGCGGGGACGACGGCGGATTCGGGCTGCCGTCGATGCGGGCCCGGGCACGGGCGCTCGGCGGTACGTTCACGGTGGAGTCGGCGCCCGGCCGGGGGACCGCGCTCGCGGTGCTGCTGCCGGTGACGGAGGTGGGTGCATGA
- a CDS encoding ABC transporter permease translates to MFVAWRDLGFAKGRFALMGTVIVLITVLVGLLSGLTAGLGRQNISAITGLPADHLVFSRPADGQKLSFTDSQLTPEQWQAWSREPGVTSAQPLGITTTKAAAGQRTAALSAFGVPDGSGLAPQGERIGPGRAVLSRTAAENLGGLTPGAEFTLAGHRLQVAAVDGDAAYSHTPVIWTSLADWQQLAPGGAGHATVIALTTATGADLGAADARHGTETRTRDDALAAIGSYTSENGSLQLMRGFLFAISALVIGAFFTVWTIQRSGDIAVLKALGASTRYLLRDALGQAVLLLVLGTALGTAVALGLGALIGSAVPFVLDAPTVLFPAAVMIALGAVGAALSIRRITSVDPLTALGSAR, encoded by the coding sequence GTGTTCGTCGCCTGGAGGGATCTGGGGTTCGCCAAGGGGCGGTTCGCCCTGATGGGGACCGTCATCGTGCTGATCACCGTGCTGGTCGGCCTGCTGTCCGGGCTGACCGCCGGGCTCGGCCGGCAGAACATCTCGGCGATCACCGGCCTGCCCGCCGACCATCTCGTCTTCTCCCGCCCCGCCGACGGTCAGAAGCTCTCCTTCACCGACTCCCAGCTCACCCCGGAGCAGTGGCAGGCCTGGTCGCGCGAGCCCGGTGTCACCTCCGCCCAGCCGCTCGGCATCACGACCACCAAGGCCGCCGCCGGGCAGCGCACCGCCGCCCTCTCCGCGTTCGGCGTCCCGGACGGCTCCGGGCTGGCGCCGCAGGGCGAGCGGATCGGCCCCGGCCGGGCGGTGCTGTCGAGGACCGCCGCCGAGAACCTCGGCGGCCTGACCCCGGGCGCCGAGTTCACCCTGGCCGGCCACCGCCTCCAGGTCGCCGCCGTCGACGGCGACGCCGCGTACAGCCACACCCCGGTGATCTGGACCAGCCTGGCCGACTGGCAGCAGCTCGCCCCCGGCGGCGCCGGCCACGCCACCGTCATCGCCCTGACCACCGCCACCGGCGCCGACCTCGGCGCGGCCGACGCCCGCCACGGCACCGAGACCCGTACCCGCGACGACGCGCTCGCCGCGATCGGCTCCTACACCTCCGAGAACGGCTCGCTCCAGCTGATGCGCGGCTTCCTGTTCGCCATCTCCGCCCTGGTGATCGGCGCGTTCTTCACCGTCTGGACGATCCAGCGCAGCGGCGACATCGCGGTGCTCAAGGCTCTCGGCGCCTCCACCCGCTACCTGCTGCGGGACGCGCTCGGCCAGGCCGTCCTGCTGCTGGTGCTCGGCACCGCCCTCGGCACCGCCGTCGCCCTGGGCCTCGGCGCGCTGATCGGCTCCGCCGTGCCGTTCGTCCTGGACGCCCCGACCGTCCTGTTCCCGGCCGCCGTGATGATCGCCCTCGGCGCGGTCGGCGCGGCCCTGTCCATCCGCCGGATCACCTCCGTCGACCCGCTGACCGCCCTGGGGAGCGCCCGATGA
- a CDS encoding ABC transporter ATP-binding protein, with the protein MTLTLDRVTLTYPDGDGRLTALDDVSLTVPEGTVTAVVGPSGSGKSSLLAVAATLITPDSGRVVVDGTDTTGLGRAELTALRRTRIGIVFQQANLLPSLSAVEQLQVMAHLDGRSPRGALPRALELLDAVGLRDQAGRRPHQLSGGQRQRVNIARALMNDPKVLLIDEPTSALDHERGSAVLDLITTLTHERSTATVLVTHDRTRLASVDHIAEVHDGRLTVPAAA; encoded by the coding sequence ATGACCCTGACCCTCGACCGCGTCACCCTCACCTACCCGGACGGCGACGGCCGGCTCACGGCCCTCGACGACGTCTCGCTGACCGTCCCCGAGGGCACCGTCACGGCCGTGGTCGGCCCGTCCGGCTCCGGCAAGTCCAGCCTGCTGGCGGTCGCCGCCACCCTCATCACCCCCGACTCCGGCCGGGTCGTGGTGGACGGCACGGACACCACCGGCCTCGGCCGCGCCGAACTGACCGCGCTGCGCCGCACCCGCATCGGCATTGTCTTCCAGCAGGCCAACCTGCTGCCGTCCCTCTCGGCGGTCGAGCAGCTCCAGGTGATGGCCCACCTCGACGGCCGCTCCCCGCGCGGTGCCCTCCCCCGGGCGCTGGAACTGCTGGATGCCGTCGGCCTCCGCGACCAGGCCGGCCGTCGCCCGCACCAGCTGTCCGGCGGTCAGCGCCAACGCGTGAACATCGCACGGGCGTTGATGAACGACCCGAAGGTGCTCCTGATCGACGAACCCACCAGCGCCTTGGACCACGAGCGGGGTTCCGCCGTCCTCGACCTGATCACCACGCTGACCCACGAACGGTCAACGGCCACCGTCCTGGTCACCCACGACCGCACCCGCCTGGCCTCGGTGGACCACATCGCCGAAGTCCACGACGGCCGACTGACGGTACCTGCAGCGGCCTGA
- a CDS encoding GntR family transcriptional regulator — MAELKSRTLISVQERLRDQVAHALRAALISGELRPGVVYSAPALAADFGVSATPVREAMLDLAREGLVEAVRNKGFRVTELTERDLDDYTEIRALIEVPTVGRVTRTATKEQLERLRPQAEAIVAAARKHDLIGYLEADRQFHLDLLGLAGNARLVDVVGDLRKRSRLYGLNRLDERGELVSSAEEHLELLDLMLSGDAEAAEACMTRHLSHVRSLWANGQEAAAEEARPALRLRAR; from the coding sequence ATGGCCGAGCTCAAGTCCCGCACCCTGATCTCCGTGCAGGAGCGGCTTCGCGACCAGGTCGCCCACGCGCTCCGCGCCGCCCTGATCTCCGGCGAACTGCGCCCCGGCGTCGTCTACTCCGCGCCCGCCCTCGCCGCCGACTTCGGCGTCTCCGCCACCCCCGTCCGCGAGGCCATGCTCGACCTCGCGCGCGAGGGCCTGGTCGAGGCCGTCCGCAACAAGGGCTTCCGGGTCACCGAACTCACCGAGCGCGACCTCGACGACTACACCGAGATCCGCGCCCTCATCGAGGTCCCGACCGTCGGCCGGGTGACGCGGACGGCGACGAAGGAGCAGCTGGAGCGGCTGCGCCCGCAGGCCGAGGCGATCGTGGCCGCGGCGCGGAAGCACGACCTCATCGGGTACCTGGAGGCGGACCGGCAGTTCCACCTCGACCTGCTGGGCCTCGCCGGCAACGCACGGCTGGTGGATGTCGTGGGCGATCTGCGCAAGCGTTCGCGGCTGTACGGGCTCAACCGGCTCGACGAGCGCGGCGAGCTGGTGTCGTCGGCGGAGGAACACCTGGAACTGCTGGACCTGATGCTCTCCGGCGACGCCGAGGCGGCCGAGGCCTGCATGACGCGCCACCTGAGCCACGTCCGCTCGCTGTGGGCCAACGGCCAGGAGGCGGCGGCGGAGGAGGCCCGCCCGGCGCTGCGCCTGCGGGCACGGTAG
- a CDS encoding ornithine cyclodeaminase family protein, giving the protein MSAAMQPGAAAEPLQYAVPGTGGVGVLQATAAIEQMLLGGFDPEAAPARSAVPVPAGELLMMPAAAGPYAGVKIAGVAPANPARGLPRITGSYLLLDGPTLQPVALLDGAALTALRTPAVTAVALRRVAVPEAAHLVLFGAGPQAYGHLDALLAIRPLTRLTVVARSAGPAEALAGYARERGLAASVGAPEAVADADVVVCCTTARTPLFDGALVPAHAAVAAVGSHEPDAREVDEMLVGRAELYVEARAVAAREAGDLIMAGVAGRQVWNLAELVRGDVLVPEGRPRFFKSVGMAWEDLAVAAEVYETGR; this is encoded by the coding sequence GTGAGTGCCGCCATGCAGCCCGGTGCGGCGGCTGAGCCGCTCCAGTACGCCGTGCCGGGCACGGGTGGGGTCGGGGTTCTCCAGGCCACCGCCGCGATCGAGCAGATGCTGCTCGGCGGGTTCGACCCGGAGGCGGCGCCGGCCCGCTCCGCGGTGCCCGTACCGGCCGGCGAGCTGCTGATGATGCCGGCCGCCGCCGGACCGTACGCGGGCGTCAAGATCGCCGGCGTCGCGCCGGCCAACCCCGCCCGCGGGCTGCCCCGCATCACCGGCAGCTACCTGCTGCTCGACGGGCCGACCCTCCAACCCGTCGCGCTGCTCGACGGCGCCGCGCTCACCGCGCTGCGCACGCCCGCCGTCACCGCCGTCGCCCTGCGACGGGTCGCCGTGCCGGAGGCCGCGCACCTGGTGCTGTTCGGCGCCGGGCCGCAGGCGTACGGGCACCTCGACGCGCTGCTCGCGATCCGTCCGCTGACCCGGCTCACCGTGGTGGCGCGCAGCGCCGGGCCGGCCGAGGCGCTGGCCGGGTACGCGCGGGAGCGCGGGCTGGCGGCGTCGGTGGGTGCGCCGGAGGCCGTCGCGGATGCGGACGTGGTGGTCTGCTGCACCACCGCGCGCACGCCGCTGTTCGACGGCGCGCTGGTGCCGGCGCACGCCGCCGTCGCGGCCGTCGGCTCGCACGAGCCGGACGCGCGGGAGGTGGACGAGATGCTGGTCGGGCGCGCCGAACTCTACGTCGAGGCAAGGGCGGTGGCGGCGCGCGAGGCCGGGGACCTGATCATGGCGGGCGTGGCCGGACGGCAGGTGTGGAACCTGGCCGAGCTGGTCCGCGGCGACGTCCTGGTGCCGGAGGGCCGGCCGCGCTTCTTCAAGAGCGTCGGCATGGCGTGGGAGGACCTGGCGGTCGCGGCGGAGGTGTACGAGACCGGCCGCTGA